The Phoenix dactylifera cultivar Barhee BC4 unplaced genomic scaffold, palm_55x_up_171113_PBpolish2nd_filt_p 001630F, whole genome shotgun sequence genome includes a window with the following:
- the LOC120108904 gene encoding F-box/kelch-repeat protein At1g57790-like gives MDSKHQTILKKPMGTLAKKKTIKTYNNSSSSSVWADLHESLLGLILDHLPLPDQLQFSLVCRSWRALAVTRPVTVPLLMLPPDDPGSETRTFYSPLDGTYHDVPLPGSSKKLCLASSHGWLLFADPYSDERFLHHPFSNARIDLPPWPFSSIPVDATVGLSLPPTDPGCVVVFMFDSCFVYCTIGDAAWSTVAMSSRWPTVVDCDAVACNGRLYVVSPCRQLGVVDVFNGVPRLSWLDLDDSRVRRVWPDVHKRWYVLEASGTILLVFKDSKTWYPKVFMADMDEMAWLEVEGFRDRALFLGKGGSFSVSNAGRIGQGNRIHFALQRWGYPTGEDRRFMVVYNMDGKHGHASWLLQSSWAKFSILDTNDIGWESSHWLLASTGGL, from the coding sequence ATGGATTCAAAGCACCAAACCATCCTCAAGAAGCCGATGGGAACTCTCGCCAAGAAGAAGACAATAAAGACCTacaacaacagcagcagcagcagcgtgTGGGCTGATCTCCACGAATCGCTTCTCGGCCTGATCCTCGACCACCTTCCTCTCCCGGACCAGCTTCAATTCAGCTTGGTCTGCCGCTCCTGGCGTGCCCTCGCCGTCACCCGTCCCGTCACCGTCCCCCTCCTAATGCTGCCCCCCGACGACCCCGGCTCCGAAACCCGCACCTTCTACAGCCCCCTCGACGGCACTTACCACGACGTCCCCCTCCCCGGCTCCTCCAAGAAGCTCTGCCTCGCCTCCTCCCATGGCTGGCTCCTCTTCGCCGACCCCTACTCCGACGAGCGCTTCCTCCATCACCCCTTCTCCAATGCCCGCATCGACCTCCCACCGTGGCCGTTCAGTTCCATCCCCGTCGATGCCACTGTCGGCCTCTCCTTGCCCCCCACCGACCCCGGCTGTGTCGTCGTGTTCATGTTCGACTCTTGCTTCGTCTACTGCACCATCGGCGATGCCGCGTGGTCGACCGTCGCCATGAGCAGCCGCTGGCCCACTGTCGTCGACTGCGATGCAGTTGCCTGCAACGGAAGACTATATGTCGTTAGCCCGTGTCGCCAGTTAGGCGTCGTCGACGTGTTTAATGGCGTGCCTAGGCTGAGTTGGCTAGATTTGGACGACAGCCGCGTGCGGCGCGTGTGGCCGGACGTCCACAAGAGATGGTACGTCCTCGAGGCATCGGGGACTATTTTGCTGGTTTTCAAGGACAGCAAGACGTGGTATCCAAAGGTCTTCATGGCGGACATGGACGAGATGGCGTGGTTGGAGGTCGAGGGTTTCCGCGATCGAGCGCTGTTCCTGGGGAAGGGGGGTTCGTTTTCGGTGTCGAACGCCGGGAGGATTGGCCAGGGTAACCGCATACATTTTGCTCTGCAACGCTGGGGGTATCCCACCGGGGAGGACAGGAGGTTCATGGTGGTGTACAACATGGACGGCAAGCATGGGCATGCTTCATGGCTCCTCCAGTCGAGCTGGGCGAAGTTTTCTATTCTGGATACGAATGACATTGGTTGGGAATCGTCGCATTGGTTGCTTGCATCAACCGGAGGTCTTTGA